One genomic segment of Hevea brasiliensis isolate MT/VB/25A 57/8 chromosome 3, ASM3005281v1, whole genome shotgun sequence includes these proteins:
- the LOC110633742 gene encoding pentatricopeptide repeat-containing protein At2g38420, mitochondrial, with amino-acid sequence MVRSSSLRTGRLFLRKHRKWPHLPFNIKWQLTSKQREAFQNLKEAARAPSSSLQHRQETPNKPYLLSSLIHSFSIYDCEPTPRAYHFILKTLSKTSQLHQIPPVLDHLEKVEKFDTPEFILAHLIEVYGNAKEIQKAVELFYRLPKFRCVPSVYSLNTLLSVLCRTSEGLKMVPEILLKSRAVNVRVEESSFRLLISALCRIKKVGFAVEIFKCMINDGFNVDTDICSMLLSSLCEQADICGVEVMRFLGELRKLGFCPGMVDYTNVIRFLVREGKGADALGVLNQMKSDGIKPDIVCYNMVLNGVIASGFYSKADELFDELLVFGLVPDVYIYNVYIDALCKQNKVEEGIKIAASMEELGCKPNLNTYNMLLEALCNSGELSKARDLVREMSSKGIGLSMQTYKVMIDGLINGGKLIEACALLEEELDKGLCPQSLTFDEIICGLCQLGWICKALELLEKMVNKNVSPGVRVWEALLLGSHINISFIGDIGLLDSKLNSSTLPEP; translated from the coding sequence ATGGTTAGATCGTCTTCTCTGAGAACTGGTCGGCTTTTCTTGAGGAAACACAGGAAATGGCCACACTTGCCCTTCAACATCAAATGGCAACTGACTTCCAAGCAACGGGAAGCTTTTCAAAACCTTAAAGAAGCAGCCAGGGCACCATCTTCCTCTCTACAGCACCGCCAAGAAACTCCTAACAAGCCTTATCTTCTCTCCTCTCTTATCCACTCCTTTAGCATCTATGATTGTGAACCCACCCCTCGAGCTTATCACTTTATCCTCAAAACTCTGAGCAAAACGTCCCAACTCCACCAAATTCCCCCAGTTCTTGATCACCTTGAAAAGGTCGAAAAATTCGACACACCTGAATTCATTTTGGCCCATCTTATTGAAGTTTATGGCAATGCAAAAGAAATACAAAAAGCTGTTGAGCTGTTCTATAGACTACCCAAGTTTAGGTGTGTCCCTTCTGTTTACTCCCTCAATACTCTGCTCTCAGTTCTTTGTAGAACCAGTGAAGGTCTCAAAATGGTTCCTGAAATTTTATTGAAGAGTCGGGCAGTGAATGTTCGAGTTGAAGAATCGAGCTTTCGCTTGCTGATTTCTGCCCTTTGTAGAATTAAAAAGGTCGGTTTTGCTGTTGAGATATTTAAATGCATGATAAATGATGGGTTTAATGTTGACACAGACATATGCTCTATGCTATTATCTTCACTTTGTGAACAGGCAGATATATGTGGGGTTGAGGTTATGAGATTTTTAGGAGAATTGAGGAAATTGGGATTTTGTCCTGGAATGGTAGACTATACTAATGTAATTAGATTCCTAGTCAGAGAAGGAAAGGGTGCAGATGCTTTGGGTGTTTTGAATCAGATGAAATCAGATGGAATCAAACCTGACATTGTTTGCTAtaatatggttttgaatggtgTTATTGCAAGTGGTTTTTATTCCAAGGCAGATGAGCTGTTTGACGAATTGCTTGTATTTGGTTTGGTCCCTGATGTTTATATTTACAATGTTTATATAGACGCCTTGTGTAAGCAAAACAAAGTAGAGGAAGGGATTAAAATAGCAGCTAGTATGGAGGAGTTGGGATGCAAACCTAATTTGAATACTTATAATATGTTATTGGAGGCGTTATGTAACAGTGGAGAACTTAGCAAAGCAAGGGACCTTGTGAGGGAGATGAGTTCAAAAGGCATTGGATTGAGTATGCAAACATACAAGGTTATGATTGATGGTTTGATTAATGGTGGAAAACTTATTGAAGCTTGTGCTTTGTTGGAGGAAGAACTGGATAAGGGTTTATGTCCTCAGAGTTTGACGTTTGATGAGATAATTTGTGGATTGTGCCAACTTGGCTGGATATGTAAAGCACTGGAATTACTTGAGAAAATGGTTAATAAGAATGTTTCTCCGGGTGTTAGAGTTTGGGAAGCCCTTcttcttggctctcatatcaataTTAGTTTTATAGGGGATATTGGATTGTTGGACAGCAAATTAAACTCATCCACATTGCCAGAACCTTAA
- the LOC110633745 gene encoding protein LURP-one-related 10 produces the protein MARFPSNPIPIFKTCQQSPLQSPLQSPVVVIGPQFLAQYPMDLQVSTKLLALGECNLGVTDTMGNLILRVKSKLLSIHDRRYLLDPSGNVIATFLQKIFTAHRRWLVFRGDSANPKNLIFSVKKSSIIQIKTELDVFLATNTAETVPDFKVKGSWSERSCTIYLGQSNAIIAQMHKKRSLSTVVLDADKFGVTVYPNVDYAFIVALVVILDEINEDRHGDN, from the exons ATGGCCCGTTTTCCAAGTAACCCGATTCCGATATTTAAAACTTGTCAACAGTCTCCGTTGCAGTCTCCATTGCAGTCTCCAGTGGTGGTGATCGGACCACAGTTCTTGGCACAGTATCCGATGGACCTGCAAGTGTCCACCAAGCTTTTGGCTCTTGGAGAATGTAATTTAGGCGTCACCGACACTATGGGCAACCTGATTTTAAGGGTGAAAAGTAAACTCTTAAGCATCCATGATCGGCGTTATTTGCTTGACCCCTCTGGCAATGTCATTGCCACTTTCCTACAGAAG ATATTCACTGCCCATAGGAGATGGCTTGTTTTCAGAGGAGACAGCGCAAACcccaaaaatttaattttcagcGTGAAGAAATCGTCTATCATCCAAATCAAAACAGAATTAGATGTATTCTTAGCTACTAACACAGCAGAAACTGTCCCTGATTTCAAGGTCAAGGGAAGCTGGTCTGAGAGGTCTTGCACCATATATCTTGGGCAATCCAATGCGATCATCGCACAA ATGCATAAGAAACGTTCACTTTCAACTGTTGTGTTGGATGCGGACAAATTTGGAGTGACTGTGTATCCCAATGTGGATTATGCCTTCATAGTGGCACTTGTGGTGATTCTTGATGAGATCAATGAGGATCGCCATGGTGATAATTAG
- the LOC131178427 gene encoding uncharacterized protein LOC131178427, whose translation MRPPNPDSSPQQTPPPPPTATYRRKIRSKSTRPMASAPPLTKCKGPPTTPLLEPPPKNPKTSASTCHGVGVSIFTPQAKSPSSNKKQTSAATQVSKLPWPLPDATHKATFKRLKDRKVQPTSLPPSDTAQPAANTGPTAQPEAQSIPPVQQHSTEPTPPTQKLETGLATLKDCHDQLFDFVMETRDKQQELKEMMKQLMAFLGMPPPPPSPPPEPPLRQQPTPSSPLAASLDKGKTIELY comes from the exons ATGCGGCCCCCCAACCCCGATTCGTCTCCACAACAAACCCCTCCACCACCTCCCACAGCCACCTATAGGAGGAAAATCCGGTCGAAATCCACCCGACCCATGGCTTCTGCACCTCCTCTCACAAAATGCAAAGGCCCACCTACCACTCCACTTTTAGAGCCTCCACCAAAAAACCCCAAAACTTCAGCCTCCACATGCCATGGGGTTGGCGTTTCTATCTTTACCccacaagccaaatcaccctcttcTAACAAAAAGCAAACTTCAGCAGCAACACAGGTATCTAAACTACCTTGGCCCCTCCCTGATGCAACTCACAAGGCAACTTTTAAGAGACTCAAGGATAGGaaagtgcaacccactag tttgccaccttCTGACACTGCACAACCAGCAGCAAATACAGGACCCACTGCACAACCAGAGGCACAATCTATACCACCAGTCCAACAGCATTCTACTGAACCTACACCACCCACTCA gaagcttgaaacTGGTCTTGCTACCCTCAAGGATTGTCATGATCAACTCTTTGATTTTGTTATGGAAACCAGAGATAAACAGCAAGAGTTAAAAGAGATGATGAAGCAACTCATGgcttttctgggaatgccacctccacctccatcacctcctccagaaccACCCCTTCGGCAGCAACCAACTCCATCCAGTCCTTTAGCagcatctttggacaagggcaaaaccataGAATTATATTAg